From the genome of Papaver somniferum cultivar HN1 chromosome 2, ASM357369v1, whole genome shotgun sequence, one region includes:
- the LOC113353685 gene encoding zinc finger Ran-binding domain-containing protein 2-like — MASRPGDWFCRSCQHHNFNWRNTCQVCNDLIDYRTSIPMPANGDRGSGVLPGDWYCTSGNCGAHNYASRMNCFICGGVRDDADARSRGTRSSGWKSGDWMCTRPGCNEHNFASRTDCFKCNTPKYGSG, encoded by the exons ATGGCAAGCAGACCAGGAGATTGGTTTTGTAGATCATGCCAACACCATAACTTCAATTGGAGAAATACATGTCAAGTTTGTAATGACTTAATAGACTACAGAACTTCAATTCCCATGCCTGCCAATGGCGATAGAGGTTCAGGTGTCTTGCCAGGTGACTGGTATTGTACATCTGGAAACTGCGGAGCCCACAACTATGCAAGCCGTATGAACTGCTTCATTTGTGGTGGTGTTAGGGATGACGCTGATGCCCGTTCCAGAGGTACTCGCTCGTCGGGATGGAAATCTGGTGATTGGATGTGCACAAG ACCTGGATGCAATGAGCATAATTTCGCAAGCAGAACAGACTGTTTCAAATGCAACACACCAAAGTACGGCTCAGGATGA